In Deltaproteobacteria bacterium CG11_big_fil_rev_8_21_14_0_20_49_13, the genomic window AAGCGGTAGAGGCTGGCATTCTGCGTTTCATACTTTCGGACCACTTTAAGATAGCTGGCATCTTCCGTCACCTCTGAACACAACTTCGTGGTATGATGTCTATTCCGAGTTCCTTTTTTCCAAGGATTTTTGGAAAGTTTCTTGACACTTGGGCACATTTCCGCAACAAATGCCCAGCCAAAATATGCTACAAGATTTTGCATTAGTACTTACATTTGCCATTTTAGGGACGGTGTTCATATTTGGAACACTTGTTGCCGGAAGATTCTTGAGGCCCAAGAACCCAAACCCGGTAAAATCACAGATCTATGAATGCGGCGAGCCGGTTGTGGGCCCTGCCTGGGTAAGCTTTAACATCCGATTTTATCTAATAGCCCTCATATTTGTAATATTTGACGTTGAGACGGTCCTTATTTTCCCGGTGGCTGCAGTATTTAAAAAGTGGATAGCCAGCGGGAACGGTATTTTGGCGCTTATTGAGATAGGGCTTTTTGTGCTGGTATTGATGATCGGGCTCGTTTATGTGTGGGTAAAACGCGATCTTGATTGGGTGAAGAATGTTTAACAGGACACTGCCAGATTTCATTTTAACGACCAGGGTGGACGAGTTCCTTAACTGGTGCAGGAAGTCATCGCTCTGGTATATGCTCTTTGCCACCGCCTGCTGCGGTATCGAACTCATGCAGACCGGTGGCCCGCGTTGCGACTGGGACAGATTCGGCGCGGTCCCTCGTGCAACACCCAGACAGTCGGACCTCATGATAATCGCGGGGACCATCAGCTACAAAATGGCCATCCGCGCGCGCAGGCTTTACGACCAGATGCCGGACCCTAAATATGTGATTTCGATGGGGAGCTGTTCTAATTGTGGCGGACTTTTTCAGCATTCATATTCGGTGCTTAAGGGGATAGACAAGGTAATGCCAGTCGATATCTATGTGCCGGGATGCCCGCCAAGACCGGAGGCGCTGACCGACGGTCTTTTAAAACTGCAGGAGAAGATGCAGAACGAGAAGTTTTTGAGGAGGTAGAGAATGTCATCCTGGGCGTTAGCGAAGGATCTCATTTATTAGGTTGTGCTAATGGGGCTCTTCGCTACGCTCAGAATGACACGAGGGCACCTCTAAAAACCTCCGTTCATGGTGAGCTTGTCGAACCATGAAAATTGCAACGCGTTGATTTATAACGGTTCATCCTTCGACAGGCTCAGGACGAACGAGCAATTTACGGGTTTTTAGAGGTGCCCACGAGTTATGTTTAAAGAGAAACTTTCATATGTAGAAGAGGTCAAGGCCGCCGCGGGTGATTCGTTCTTCTTCGTGCCGACAGATAAAATAGCCGAAGTTTGCGAACGCGCAAAGACGGACGGTTTTGATTGTCTGTCATGCCTTACCGGTGCCGACAGAGGCGAGCATATTGAGGTCGTTTATCATCTCTTCTCATATCCAAGGACAGAGACCGTTGTTATTAAGGTCAAAGCCGCAGGTGCGGTGGCAAGCGTTTCCGCCATCTATCCGTCGGCCATCTGGATGGAACGCGAGGTCTTTGACCTTTTAGGCGTTAATTTTACGGGGCACCCGGATCTAAGGCGCATTATGATGCCCGACGATTGGGCGGGAAACCCGCTAAAGAAGGATTATAAAGAGCCTGCGGAGTATTGCGGGATGACCACTACAAGAAATTTCCCTCCTTTGTAAGGGGAGGGAATTATATATGCCAATGTTACATACCGAAGAAATGACGATATCGATGGGGCCGCAACATCCGGCCACCCACGGGGTGCTTCGTTTCGTCATCAAGACTGACGGCGAGATAATCCGCGAGGCAAAGCCGGACATTGGATATCTCCACCGCGGAATGGAAAAGATAGCGGAGAAGGTCGGCTACACGGGTTTCCAGCCATACACCGACCGAATAGATTATGTCTGCGCCATGACGTGCAACCACGCCTATGCTCTTGCGGTCGAAAAACTAGCGGCCATTCAGGTCCCCGAGCGCGCCGAATATCTGCGCGTTGTAGCGGCAGAGCTTAACAGGATAGCGAGCCATCTTATTATGACGGGATGTGTGGCGATGGATATGGGCGCGTTCACGCCGTTCATCCACGCCATTCGCGAACGCGAGACAATAAACGACCTCTTTGAGATGCTTTGCGGTGCCCGTCTTACATATAACTACATCAGAATAGGCGGCGTTTCTTTCGACGCGCCGCCGCCATTTAAAGATAGGTGCCTCGCGTTCCTCGATCACTTTGAACCGATAGTAGATGAGTTCAACCGCCTTATCTCATTTAACAATATCTTCATTAAAC contains:
- a CDS encoding NADH-quinone oxidoreductase subunit NuoD; this encodes MLHTEEMTISMGPQHPATHGVLRFVIKTDGEIIREAKPDIGYLHRGMEKIAEKVGYTGFQPYTDRIDYVCAMTCNHAYALAVEKLAAIQVPERAEYLRVVAAELNRIASHLIMTGCVAMDMGAFTPFIHAIRERETINDLFEMLCGARLTYNYIRIGGVSFDAPPPFKDRCLAFLDHFEPIVDEFNRLISFNNIFIKRLAGIGVISKEDAIGYNLVGPNLRGSGVSFDVRKNIPYSVYPKIDFDVPVGTGEAGSLGDSYDRYMVRIREMLESCKIVRQALSLTPNGDVMAKLPRKIKPPAAEGYTRCESARGDMGFYIVSDGTDKPYRLKMRTGSFSAMGIVDKVAKGMMLSDLVAFLASLDVVAPEVDR
- a CDS encoding NADH-quinone oxidoreductase subunit B (The point of entry for the majority of electrons that traverse the respiratory chain eventually resulting in the reduction of oxygen); this encodes MFNRTLPDFILTTRVDEFLNWCRKSSLWYMLFATACCGIELMQTGGPRCDWDRFGAVPRATPRQSDLMIIAGTISYKMAIRARRLYDQMPDPKYVISMGSCSNCGGLFQHSYSVLKGIDKVMPVDIYVPGCPPRPEALTDGLLKLQEKMQNEKFLRR
- a CDS encoding NADH-quinone oxidoreductase subunit A, which translates into the protein MLQDFALVLTFAILGTVFIFGTLVAGRFLRPKNPNPVKSQIYECGEPVVGPAWVSFNIRFYLIALIFVIFDVETVLIFPVAAVFKKWIASGNGILALIEIGLFVLVLMIGLVYVWVKRDLDWVKNV
- a CDS encoding NADH-quinone oxidoreductase subunit C; this translates as MFKEKLSYVEEVKAAAGDSFFFVPTDKIAEVCERAKTDGFDCLSCLTGADRGEHIEVVYHLFSYPRTETVVIKVKAAGAVASVSAIYPSAIWMEREVFDLLGVNFTGHPDLRRIMMPDDWAGNPLKKDYKEPAEYCGMTTTRNFPPL